One window of the Runella slithyformis DSM 19594 genome contains the following:
- a CDS encoding sensor histidine kinase, which yields MLNPNRDFTILLVDDREENLLALEEMLAGENRVFIKAASGNQALRYALKNDNIGLIMLDVQMPEMDGFEVARLLKTNQKTKHISIIFVTAINKEEHHMLKGFDEGAVDYLQKPLDINVTKAKVRVFQHLYQYQQELKYTAIELQRINRQLEKFAFIIAHDMKSPLTGLIGALSLLEMNDDGDLSGEECKEYISHSKEAALYLSNMINALLDYSRKSLTEQTVEEVNVQEMVEQVVHHLFLPPQITFRCLTPLPILWTKKLKLQQVFQNLISNAFKYNNKPDAFIELGCTEKSDLFEFYVRDNGPGIPFQDHENIFKFFRTSINLATTESSTGVGLSILKLLVEEQGGKIWVDSDPASGSTFYFEWKK from the coding sequence ATGCTAAACCCTAATCGAGACTTTACAATTCTTTTGGTTGACGACCGAGAAGAAAACTTATTGGCCCTGGAGGAAATGCTGGCCGGTGAGAACAGGGTTTTTATCAAAGCTGCTTCCGGCAATCAGGCCCTGCGCTATGCGCTCAAAAACGATAATATCGGCCTTATCATGCTGGATGTTCAGATGCCCGAAATGGACGGCTTTGAAGTGGCAAGACTCCTGAAAACAAACCAAAAGACAAAACATATCTCCATAATTTTTGTGACAGCCATCAATAAAGAAGAGCACCATATGCTGAAAGGATTTGATGAGGGAGCAGTGGATTATCTTCAAAAACCGCTGGATATCAATGTCACCAAAGCGAAAGTAAGGGTTTTTCAACATTTGTATCAATACCAACAGGAGCTGAAATATACCGCTATAGAACTCCAGCGGATAAACAGGCAGTTAGAAAAGTTTGCCTTTATCATTGCCCACGATATGAAGTCACCGCTGACGGGGCTCATCGGTGCGCTGTCTTTATTGGAAATGAATGACGATGGAGACCTTTCAGGGGAGGAGTGCAAAGAATATATCTCTCATTCCAAAGAGGCAGCCCTCTATTTGTCAAATATGATCAATGCACTGCTGGATTACTCCCGCAAAAGCCTGACCGAACAAACTGTCGAAGAAGTCAATGTGCAGGAAATGGTGGAGCAGGTAGTTCACCATTTGTTTTTACCTCCTCAAATTACTTTTCGATGCTTAACCCCTTTGCCAATCTTATGGACCAAAAAGTTAAAACTTCAGCAAGTATTTCAAAACCTAATAAGCAACGCATTTAAGTACAATAATAAACCTGATGCTTTCATTGAGCTGGGATGTACGGAAAAGAGCGATCTGTTTGAGTTTTATGTACGCGATAATGGTCCCGGAATCCCGTTTCAGGACCATGAAAATATTTTTAAATTTTTCAGGACCTCCATTAATTTGGCTACTACAGAAAGCAGCACAGGTGTGGGGCTTTCCATTTTAAAATTATTGGTGGAAGAGCAGGGGGGTAAAATTTGGGTAGATTCTGACCCTGCGTCCGGCAGTACTTTTTATTTTGAATGGAAAAAATAG
- a CDS encoding CheR family methyltransferase, whose product MNPPIQLTNEELGEVIHLIRTQYGYDFSDYARASLLRRVNRCMSIAGLKAGYELKYHLINDKSFFAWFLETLTVNVTEMFRDPSFYKELREKVLPALASYPIIKIWHAGCATGEEVYSMAILLQEAGLLNRARIYATDLNPVNLERARQGIIPLKLIKEYTANYIQSGGQNDFSSYYTAQYDNAIIHKEYRDCVLFAQHNLVADHVFNEFQLICCRNVMIYFNQELQNRTIHLFHESLSFLGYLALGIKESLLFTDIKEQFETVSLAARIYRRKSKIR is encoded by the coding sequence ATGAACCCACCGATACAACTCACCAACGAAGAATTGGGGGAGGTAATTCACCTCATACGTACTCAATACGGGTACGACTTCAGTGATTATGCTCGTGCATCGCTCCTTAGAAGAGTCAACCGGTGTATGAGTATTGCCGGGTTAAAAGCCGGTTATGAACTGAAATATCATTTAATCAACGACAAATCTTTTTTTGCATGGTTTTTAGAAACCCTGACGGTTAATGTCACGGAGATGTTCAGAGATCCGTCTTTTTACAAAGAACTCCGTGAAAAAGTGCTTCCTGCGCTTGCTTCGTATCCCATTATCAAAATCTGGCATGCCGGGTGTGCTACCGGTGAAGAAGTATACTCAATGGCTATTCTATTGCAGGAGGCCGGCTTACTTAACCGGGCCAGGATTTATGCTACTGACCTAAATCCTGTCAATTTGGAAAGAGCAAGGCAGGGAATTATCCCTTTGAAACTGATCAAAGAATATACTGCAAATTATATACAATCAGGAGGGCAAAATGATTTTTCGTCGTATTATACCGCGCAATATGACAATGCCATTATTCACAAGGAGTACCGGGACTGTGTGTTGTTTGCACAACATAATTTGGTAGCTGACCACGTATTCAACGAATTTCAATTGATATGCTGCCGTAATGTAATGATTTATTTCAATCAGGAATTACAGAATAGAACCATTCATTTATTTCATGAAAGTTTATCTTTTTTGGGATATTTGGCGCTGGGCATTAAGGAGTCGTTGCTCTTTACGGATATAAAAGAACAGTTTGAAACAGTGAGTTTGGCAGCCCGGATTTACCGGCGGAAAAGTAAGATAAGATGA
- a CDS encoding chemotaxis protein CheB has translation MIEKGVDIVVVGGSAGCIPVISELIEALPYPFNFRVVVVVHRSKNVISELEQILALKRKEIIIKEPDDKEPIQKNCVYLAPQNYHLLIEATHAFCLDYSEPVFYSRPSIDVTFESIAEVYTEKTVAILLSGANGDGAKGMAAIIAKGGTGIVQDPSTAEYPAMPQLALEYNPEAEALPPSRIVTFMQTLNL, from the coding sequence ATGATCGAAAAAGGCGTTGATATTGTTGTCGTTGGCGGCTCAGCCGGATGCATTCCCGTAATTAGTGAGCTGATAGAAGCACTTCCATACCCGTTTAATTTTAGAGTTGTTGTCGTAGTTCACCGTTCCAAAAATGTAATCAGTGAGTTGGAACAGATTCTTGCCCTAAAACGAAAAGAAATTATCATTAAAGAACCTGATGATAAAGAACCTATCCAAAAAAATTGTGTTTATTTGGCTCCTCAAAACTATCATTTGTTGATTGAAGCGACTCATGCGTTCTGCCTGGATTATTCAGAGCCGGTGTTCTACAGCCGTCCTTCAATAGATGTTACATTTGAAAGCATTGCAGAGGTATATACCGAAAAGACTGTGGCTATTTTATTGAGCGGCGCAAACGGTGACGGGGCCAAAGGCATGGCTGCGATTATTGCAAAAGGGGGGACCGGCATTGTGCAGGATCCTTCAACCGCCGAATACCCCGCTATGCCTCAGCTCGCCCTTGAGTATAATCCCGAAGCTGAGGCGTTGCCGCCTTCCCGAATCGTGACTTTCATGCAGACATTGAATTTATAA
- a CDS encoding glycosyltransferase family 2 protein translates to MSAVPLVSFITINYNQAQVTCDMLESTRLLTYPNIEIIVVDNGSVEDPTPLIQKGNYPNVKVILTNANLGFSGGNNAGIKQAKGDYFFLLNNDTIVTPTLVEDLLAPFAADSSIGMTCPKIRYHDHPTILQYAGYRPLDRLTGRTWAIGLQEEDKGQHDVSGPTYFAHGAAMMVKREVIERAGSLEDSYFLYYEELDWSARIRRAGFKIYYEAKALIYHRESMSVGKANPLKVYYHTRNRLLFMRRNVAGMTLIAFCLYYFLLALPKAALVHLVRGQTNYLKAIKDAVTWNLTHKVTQNGEIIPSVLLDKPYKI, encoded by the coding sequence ATGAGCGCGGTACCACTTGTCTCGTTTATCACCATCAATTATAATCAGGCTCAGGTAACGTGCGATATGCTCGAATCGACGCGCTTACTGACGTATCCAAACATTGAGATAATTGTGGTGGATAATGGCTCAGTGGAAGATCCAACGCCACTGATCCAAAAAGGTAACTATCCCAACGTTAAAGTCATTTTGACCAACGCTAATCTGGGTTTTTCAGGAGGCAACAATGCAGGCATCAAACAGGCAAAAGGAGATTACTTTTTCCTGCTCAACAATGATACCATCGTTACGCCTACGCTGGTAGAAGACCTGCTCGCTCCGTTTGCGGCTGATTCATCGATTGGTATGACTTGCCCTAAAATTCGGTATCACGACCATCCTACAATTCTGCAATATGCCGGCTACCGACCCCTGGACCGACTCACCGGACGGACGTGGGCTATTGGTTTGCAGGAAGAAGATAAGGGCCAACACGATGTTTCCGGACCAACGTATTTTGCCCATGGAGCCGCTATGATGGTAAAACGGGAAGTTATTGAAAGGGCCGGCTCACTGGAAGACAGTTATTTTTTGTATTATGAAGAACTTGATTGGTCAGCCAGAATACGACGGGCAGGATTCAAGATATACTATGAGGCTAAAGCGTTGATCTATCATCGTGAATCCATGAGTGTAGGCAAGGCCAACCCATTAAAAGTCTACTACCATACCCGCAATCGACTGCTTTTTATGCGGAGAAATGTGGCCGGAATGACGTTGATTGCTTTTTGTCTGTATTACTTTCTGCTGGCTTTGCCCAAAGCGGCCTTGGTGCATTTAGTGCGCGGGCAAACCAACTACCTGAAAGCCATCAAAGATGCCGTAACCTGGAATCTGACCCACAAGGTAACCCAAAACGGAGAAATCATTCCGTCGGTATTGTTGGATAAGCCTTACAAAATATAA
- a CDS encoding response regulator has product MTNRYNVLIVEDDAFIRKVLRQSLKNDFEVTTHINGIEAMSWLEQGNPVDVVLTDLQMPYLNGQDLIRTIRASPMFKNLPIIILSTFDDSNTRIACLELGADDFMTKPFNPLEVKAKVLAVMRRTK; this is encoded by the coding sequence ATGACTAACCGTTACAATGTTCTAATTGTTGAAGATGATGCGTTCATTCGTAAAGTTCTTCGTCAATCCCTAAAAAACGACTTTGAAGTAACTACCCACATCAATGGAATTGAAGCCATGAGCTGGCTTGAGCAGGGAAACCCTGTCGATGTGGTACTTACCGATTTGCAAATGCCCTATTTAAACGGTCAGGATTTGATTCGAACCATACGTGCGAGTCCTATGTTCAAAAATCTGCCAATCATTATTTTATCCACTTTCGACGATAGCAATACGCGTATAGCCTGTTTGGAACTGGGGGCTGATGATTTTATGACTAAACCCTTTAACCCCTTGGAAGTCAAGGCGAAAGTGTTGGCCGTCATGCGGCGAACGAAGTAA
- a CDS encoding sugar transferase, translating into MESEPGKKGSFRVVLIENDPERISLLNNDFGALVDIITEPEYTQALDYLEMGNPVDLIICKDSAGYSDFLKSLRKKVYFHSIPVILFKEHEETDPKAVQGQVIDVFSLPYPLEALQIRLNYLIQKKQYSEAARTPYKPTRIRSPFGKRAFDIVVSATALLMLSPILAVVAVLVKLDSKGPVFYRSKRVGMGYRIFDMYKFRTMRTDADKMLANMASLNMYNVAPSVPVSDLCEECQLAGTECRQVLFLDNEKICEKLYHQKQKAKATFSKFKEDPRVTKLGKFLRNSSIDELPQLFNILLGDMSFVGNRPLPPYEAEKLTSTGYARRFAAPAGLTGLWQVTKRGKSKVSDLERIQLDVLYAKKYSFKTDLIIMIKTVKAVFQKENV; encoded by the coding sequence ATGGAGTCAGAACCGGGAAAAAAAGGGTCGTTTCGAGTTGTGTTAATTGAAAACGATCCCGAGCGCATATCGTTGTTGAACAATGATTTTGGTGCACTTGTTGATATAATTACAGAACCTGAATATACGCAGGCGCTTGATTATTTAGAAATGGGTAATCCCGTTGATTTAATCATCTGCAAAGACTCGGCGGGTTACAGTGATTTTTTGAAATCGTTGCGGAAGAAAGTATACTTTCATTCCATACCGGTCATTCTGTTTAAGGAGCATGAAGAGACAGACCCCAAAGCCGTGCAAGGTCAGGTCATAGATGTGTTTTCGCTTCCGTATCCACTTGAAGCGCTTCAGATCAGGCTGAACTACCTCATTCAAAAAAAACAATACTCCGAAGCTGCCCGAACGCCTTACAAACCGACGCGTATCAGAAGTCCTTTTGGAAAAAGGGCATTTGATATAGTCGTTTCGGCAACAGCCCTTTTGATGCTGTCGCCTATTTTGGCAGTGGTGGCTGTTTTGGTAAAACTGGATTCAAAAGGACCTGTTTTTTATCGTTCAAAAAGAGTGGGAATGGGATATCGGATTTTTGATATGTATAAATTTCGAACCATGCGAACCGATGCCGACAAAATGCTGGCGAACATGGCTTCCCTGAATATGTATAACGTGGCTCCTTCGGTACCTGTCAGTGATCTGTGCGAAGAGTGTCAACTGGCAGGTACGGAATGCCGGCAGGTACTGTTTCTTGATAATGAAAAGATTTGCGAGAAACTTTACCACCAAAAACAAAAGGCAAAAGCGACGTTCTCCAAATTTAAAGAAGATCCCAGGGTGACTAAATTGGGTAAATTTCTGCGCAACTCAAGTATCGATGAGCTGCCGCAGCTATTCAATATCCTTTTGGGAGATATGTCGTTTGTCGGTAATCGCCCCTTACCGCCGTATGAAGCTGAAAAACTTACTTCTACGGGCTATGCCCGTCGGTTTGCGGCTCCTGCCGGGCTCACAGGGCTCTGGCAAGTGACAAAACGCGGAAAATCAAAAGTGTCGGATCTGGAACGTATCCAATTGGATGTGCTGTACGCAAAAAAATACTCGTTCAAGACAGACTTGATCATTATGATAAAAACGGTAAAGGCTGTTTTTCAAAAGGAGAACGTATGA